Sequence from the Piscinibacter sp. HJYY11 genome:
GGCCACCTGCAGGTGTTCGAGGTGCCGGGCAACCACGACAACATGGTGCTCGAGCCCAACGTGCGGGTGCTGGTGTCCTTGTTGCGGCGGGTGATCGAGGGCCTGAGCAAGGGCTCCAGCCAGGACGAGAGAAAGGGAGTGACCGCATGAGCACCAAGGACCTGTACGAACTTGGCGAGATGCCGCCGCTCGGCCACGTGCCGGCCAGGATGTATGCGAGCCTCATCCGCCCCGAGCGCTACGGCGAGCCCGAGCAGGCCTTCGAGGTCGAGGTGGTCGACACCCCGAAGCCCGGCCCTCGGCAGGTGCTGGTCTACGTGATGGCCGCGGGCATCAACTACAACAACGTGTGGGCCGCGCTCGGCACCCCGGTCGACGTGATCGCGGCGCGCCGCAAGCAGAATCCGGCCGCCGAACCGTTCCACATCGGCGGCTCCGATGCCTCGGGCATCGTGTGGGCGGTGGGCGACGGCGTGACCAACGTGCGCGTGGGCGACGAGGTGGTGCTCTCGTGTGCCATGTGGGACGAGAACGCCGCCGACATCCAGGCGGGTGCCGACCCCATCACCTCCACCAGCTGCAAGATCTGGGGCTACGAGGAGAACTGGGGCTCGTTCGCGCAGTTCACCCGCGTCGACGACTACCAGTGCTTCAAGAAGCCGCCCAAGCTCTCGTGGGAGGCTGCAGCCGCCTACATGCTGGTGGGCGCCACCGCCTACCGCCAGCTGATGGGCTGGGCGCCGCACGACGTGAAGCCGGGCGACCCGGTGCTGATCTGGGGCGGCTCGGGCGGGCTCGGTTCGATGGCGATCCAGATCGTCAAGGCCAAGGGCGGCATCCCGATCGCCGTGGTCTCGTCGGAAAGCCGCATGGAGCACTGCCGCAAGCTCGGCGCGCACGGCGTGATCAACCGCACCGACCCGGCGTTCACCCACTGGGGCCGCCTGCCCGACACCGCCGATGCGACGGCCTATGCCGAGTGGATGAAGGGCGCCAACGCCTTCCGCAAGAAGTGGTCGGAGGTGCTCGGCTCGCGCCAGGGCCCGCGCATCGTGCTCGAGCACCCGGGCGAGTCGACCATCCCGACCTCCATCCTCGTGTGCGACAACGCGGGCATGGTCGTGATCTGCGCCGGCACCTCCGGCTACAACGCCGACGTGGACCTGCGCTATCTCTGGATGCGCCAGAAGCGCCTGCAGGGCTCGCACTTCGCCAACACCGAGCAGTGCAAGGCGCTGAACGACATGGTGATCGACGGGCTGGTCGATCCGGCGCTGGCGCGGGTGTTCGAATTCGACGAAGTGGGCAAGGCGCACCAGCTGCTGCACACCAACACCCACCCGTCGGGAAACCTGGCGATCCGGGTCAACGCGCGGGCATGAGCGGGAGCGCTGCCACACCGAAGTTCCTGGTGTCGATCGTGGCCTACAAGGGCGCCGATCTCACCATCGACTGTTTGCGCTCGATCGAGCCCGAGCTGCCCTCGGTGCCCGGCATGCGGGTGCTCGTGGTCGACAACGCTTCACCCGACGGCGCGGCCGATCGGGTGGCGCAGGCGATTGCCGAAAACGGCTGGGGCGCCTGGGCGACGCTGATCCGCGCTCCCGGCAACCACGGTTTCGCCGCCGGCAACAACATCGCGATTCGCGAGCGGCAGGACGCCGATCACGTGCTGCTGCTCAACCCCGACACCCTCGTGCGGCCCGGCGCCTTGCGCACGCTGCTCGACTTCATCGAGGCGCACCCCAAGGTCGGCATCGCCGGCGGCCGCAGTGAAGACCTCGATGCCACGCCGCAGATGTGCTGCTTCCGTTTCCCCAACGCGGTGAACGAGGTGCTGGGCTATCTCGGCATCGGCGCGCTCGACCGGCTCTTCGCCAAGCGTCTCACGCGCATCGGCATCCCGCAGCAGCCGGTGCCGGTCGATTGGGTCTCGGGCGCGTTCATGCTGATCCGCAAGGCGGTCATCGACCAGATCGGCCTGATGGACGAAACCTACTTCCTCTATTTCGAAGAGACCGACTACACCCGCCGCGCCAAACTGGCGGGCTGGGAGGTGTGGCACGTGCCGCAGGCGCGCATCGTGCACCTGGTCGGCCAGTCGAGCGGCGTGACGGTGCGCAATGCGCCGAAGAAGCGGGTGCCAGGCTACTGGTTCGATTCGCGTCGGCGCTACTTCGTGCTGCACCACGGGCGCTTGTACACGGCGCTGGCCGACATCGGGGTCGTGCTCGCCTATCCGATCGGCCGCCTGCTGGATGCGCTGCGTCGCAAGCCGAATCGCCACGCGCCGCATTTCATCGCCGACTTCGTGCGCCACAGCGCGGTCGTGAAGGGTGAACCCGGGCCGCTCCAGCTGCGGCGAGCGGAAACATGACGACGCAGCCCGTGCGGGTGCAGGTCGTCATCGTCAACTACAGAACCGGCCCGCTTGCGGTCGACTGCCTGCGCTCGCTGGTCGACGAGGTGGCCGCGGTGCCGGGCACCGTCGTCACGGTGGTCGACAACCGTTCTGGGGACGATTCGGTCGAGGTGATCGGCCAGGCGATCGAAGCCGAAGGCTGGTCGTCCTGGGCCCGGTTGCTGCCGGCCCCGGTCAACGGCGGCTTCTCCTACGGCAACAACTACGCGGTGCGGCCGACGCTGAACGACGCCAACGGCCCGGCCTACTACTGGCTGCTCAACCCCGACACCCGCATCAGGCCGGGTGCCCTGCGCACCCTGGTCGACTTCCTCGACGCCCATCCCAAAGCCGGCATCGCCGGCAGCCGCTTCCTGCTCGAAAACGGCGAACCCTGGCCTTACGCCTTCCATTTTCCCAGCATCTGGAGCGAACTCGCGGGCGGCCTGCGCCTGAGCCTGGTCGCCCGCCTGCTGAAGCACCGCGCCGGCCTGCGGCCGATGGGCGACACGCCGGCCGAGGCCGATTGGCTTCCCGGCGCCAGCCTGCTGGTACGCCGCGAGGTCTTCCAGACCATCGGCCTGATGGACGAGGGCTACTTCCTCTACTTCGAGGAGACTGATTTCTGCCTTGCAGCCCGCCGCGCCGGCTGGCAGACCTGGCACGTGCCGGCAAGCGTGGTGCTGCACCTCGTGGGCCAGAGCACGCAGGTGAGTGGCCACCATGCGGCGAAGAAGCGCCGCCCGTCCTACTGGTTCGAGTCGCGCCGCCGCTACTGGGTCAAGAACCACGGCTGGTTCTACGCGGCGGCGACCGACCTGCTCTGGGTGCTGGCTTTCCTCACCTACAAGCTGCGCAGCGTCGTCCAGCGCAAATCGGGCGAGTACCCTCCGCACTTCCTCGGCGACTTCCTGCGCCATTCCGCCCT
This genomic interval carries:
- the ccrA gene encoding crotonyl-CoA carboxylase/reductase; amino-acid sequence: MSTKDLYELGEMPPLGHVPARMYASLIRPERYGEPEQAFEVEVVDTPKPGPRQVLVYVMAAGINYNNVWAALGTPVDVIAARRKQNPAAEPFHIGGSDASGIVWAVGDGVTNVRVGDEVVLSCAMWDENAADIQAGADPITSTSCKIWGYEENWGSFAQFTRVDDYQCFKKPPKLSWEAAAAYMLVGATAYRQLMGWAPHDVKPGDPVLIWGGSGGLGSMAIQIVKAKGGIPIAVVSSESRMEHCRKLGAHGVINRTDPAFTHWGRLPDTADATAYAEWMKGANAFRKKWSEVLGSRQGPRIVLEHPGESTIPTSILVCDNAGMVVICAGTSGYNADVDLRYLWMRQKRLQGSHFANTEQCKALNDMVIDGLVDPALARVFEFDEVGKAHQLLHTNTHPSGNLAIRVNARA
- a CDS encoding glycosyltransferase family 2 protein; this encodes MTTQPVRVQVVIVNYRTGPLAVDCLRSLVDEVAAVPGTVVTVVDNRSGDDSVEVIGQAIEAEGWSSWARLLPAPVNGGFSYGNNYAVRPTLNDANGPAYYWLLNPDTRIRPGALRTLVDFLDAHPKAGIAGSRFLLENGEPWPYAFHFPSIWSELAGGLRLSLVARLLKHRAGLRPMGDTPAEADWLPGASLLVRREVFQTIGLMDEGYFLYFEETDFCLAARRAGWQTWHVPASVVLHLVGQSTQVSGHHAAKKRRPSYWFESRRRYWVKNHGWFYAAATDLLWVLAFLTYKLRSVVQRKSGEYPPHFLGDFLRHSALFHRGLPFNAAVSPSPDHGHPDRSPQR
- a CDS encoding glycosyltransferase family 2 protein, encoding MSGSAATPKFLVSIVAYKGADLTIDCLRSIEPELPSVPGMRVLVVDNASPDGAADRVAQAIAENGWGAWATLIRAPGNHGFAAGNNIAIRERQDADHVLLLNPDTLVRPGALRTLLDFIEAHPKVGIAGGRSEDLDATPQMCCFRFPNAVNEVLGYLGIGALDRLFAKRLTRIGIPQQPVPVDWVSGAFMLIRKAVIDQIGLMDETYFLYFEETDYTRRAKLAGWEVWHVPQARIVHLVGQSSGVTVRNAPKKRVPGYWFDSRRRYFVLHHGRLYTALADIGVVLAYPIGRLLDALRRKPNRHAPHFIADFVRHSAVVKGEPGPLQLRRAET